One part of the Vanessa atalanta chromosome 4, ilVanAtal1.2, whole genome shotgun sequence genome encodes these proteins:
- the LOC125077706 gene encoding succinate dehydrogenase assembly factor 2-B, mitochondrial-like has product MLRGRSVVNAIRKLQAITLSSDTTQHVDTTYMEIPVYDVDKPQTLEKRKARLHYQSRKRGMLENDLLLSTFAKKHLDGFNENQTMMYDRLINSPSNDWDIFYWIIEKKPTPKEFDNEVMDLLKKHAKNENRNALSQPPLY; this is encoded by the exons ATGCTGCGCGGTCGATCA GTTGTCAACGCTATTCGTAAATTACAAGCTATTACACTTTCTAGCGATACCACACAACATGTAGACACGACTTACATGGAAATTCCAGTTTATGATGTAGACAAACCACAAACATTAGAAAAGAGGAAGGCCAG ACTTCATTACCAGTCACGCAAGAGAGGAATGTTGGAGAATGATCTTCTTCTAAGTACTTTTGCTAAAAAACATTTGGATGGTTTTAATGAGAACCAAACAATGATGTATGATCGTCTCATCAATTCTCCCAGCAATGATTGGGACATATTTTACTGGATTATTGAAAAGAAACCAACACCAAAAGAGTTTGACAATGAAGTCATGGATCTTCTAAAGAAACATGCAAAGAATGAAAACAGAAATGCTCTATCACAACCACCtctatactaa